One stretch of Nitrospinota bacterium DNA includes these proteins:
- a CDS encoding YqhA family protein, with product MLEKIEYWFEWLIWQSRLIVLLAVVSSIIASAVLIITGTVDIALVLVEFFHTLENRELYKEFHTEMLTHVISAIDAYLIATVLLIFGVGLYELFISKIDFLERDTKGSGILVVHSLDELKEKLAKVILMVLIVVFFKHAVHLKYDTILNLLYLGIGIFFIAVSIFLTGKKMSDK from the coding sequence GTGCTGGAAAAAATAGAATATTGGTTTGAGTGGCTGATCTGGCAGAGCAGGCTCATTGTTCTGCTCGCAGTAGTGTCGAGCATCATTGCCTCGGCTGTTCTTATTATCACGGGCACTGTCGACATAGCCCTTGTGCTGGTCGAGTTCTTCCACACTCTTGAAAACAGGGAGTTGTACAAGGAGTTCCATACCGAGATGCTCACGCATGTCATCAGCGCGATAGATGCCTATCTGATTGCGACAGTTCTCCTGATCTTCGGTGTCGGCCTTTACGAGCTGTTCATCAGCAAAATAGATTTTCTCGAAAGGGATACCAAAGGTTCCGGGATACTGGTGGTGCATTCACTCGATGAGCTTAAGGAAAAGCTTGCGAAGGTGATACTGATGGTGCTTATCGTGGTTTTTTTCAAACACGCGGTACATTTGAAATACGACACGATCCTAAACCTGCTCTATCTCGGTATAGGTATTTTCTTTATAGCGGTCTCAATTTTCCTTACCGGGAAAAAGATGTCCGATAAATAA
- a CDS encoding copper ion binding protein, with translation MEKVLSIEGMTCGHCKMHVEKALSGIDGVTSAKVELEKKKAIVEMDDNVSEAALSEAVAEAGYQVTAISGK, from the coding sequence ATGGAAAAGGTTCTATCGATAGAAGGGATGACATGCGGACACTGCAAGATGCACGTTGAGAAAGCGCTGTCAGGAATCGACGGGGTAACATCCGCAAAGGTCGAGCTTGAAAAGAAAAAGGCGATTGTCGAGATGGACGATAATGTAAGCGAAGCCGCGCTATCCGAGGCGGTTGCGGAAGCGGGATATCAGGTCACCGCAATATCCGGAAAGTAG
- a CDS encoding metal-sensing transcriptional repressor: MDAKAHSEAAHQLKTARGQIDGIIKMLDENRYCIDVSKQILSAMSLLRKANLEVLKGHIKTCVADAVNKGEGEEKIEEIFGIIDTYAKPV, encoded by the coding sequence ATGGATGCAAAAGCTCACAGCGAGGCGGCCCATCAGCTGAAAACAGCCAGGGGTCAGATAGACGGCATAATAAAAATGCTGGATGAGAACAGGTACTGCATCGACGTATCGAAGCAGATACTGTCGGCGATGTCACTCCTTAGAAAAGCGAACCTGGAAGTGCTAAAAGGGCATATAAAGACCTGTGTTGCCGATGCAGTAAACAAAGGGGAAGGGGAGGAGAAGATAGAAGAGATATTCGGGATCATAGATACATACGCCAAACCGGTTTAG
- a CDS encoding heavy metal translocating P-type ATPase, with protein MDNNNKSEMTFDVTGMTCASCSSAVERSVKKVSGVKEASVNLLNEKLVVVADPENGIDPSKIEEAVINAGYGIKKRTPSKITIGIDGMTCASCVGRIERELKKTAGVEDAIVNLATNKGTIFYDSEVASVSDLKNAITVAGYAPVSLEKEEEKKEENLISSPGFNLALALAFLFPLALLTMGHMLGFPLPGFIEPETNPLRNAFLQLFLTAPIIIAGRRFYTSGSRAVLHGGANMDTLIALGTSSAILYSLWGMWRIVSGEVHYIHHLYFESAGFIIGLILIGKYLEERAKGRTSAAIKALMNLTPPTATLIENGSYRVIDAEDIKPGDLLLVKAGERIPTDAVLMKGETSVDESMITGESIPVDKKPGDKLTGATVNGNIVIEVRAERVGSDTTLAQIIRLVEEAQGSKAPIASLADKVSAIFVPAVLVIAFFSAGGWLLAGESFTFALSIFISVLIIACPCALGLATPTAIMVGTGRGAQLGVLVKNGRALEAAAELDTILFDKTGTITEGKPAVTLASASNGTSEEELWRYTAGLESGSGHPLSKAVVEGAVARGISFPNPSEVETWPGFGISGRVDGRVVLAGKSGFLAKEGIDIAQDTGGDINVAVDGKYIGHFMVADEIKPTAVKAVEMLHELGLKTVMITGDRKGIALDIAGKAGIDEVISEVLPEEKEKEVGRMIESGRKVGMVGDGINDAPALARADIGIAIGTGTDVAIETADMVLVSGDPQGVARAIRLSRSTIRNIKQNLFWAFFYNTLGIPVAAGLLYIFGGPTLNPMFAAAAMSFSSISVVLNALRLKNFK; from the coding sequence ATGGATAATAACAATAAATCTGAAATGACCTTCGACGTTACTGGTATGACATGCGCCTCTTGCTCTTCAGCCGTCGAACGCTCTGTGAAAAAAGTAAGCGGCGTCAAGGAGGCAAGCGTAAACCTCCTGAATGAAAAACTGGTAGTAGTTGCAGACCCGGAAAACGGGATCGATCCTTCGAAGATAGAAGAGGCGGTCATAAACGCCGGCTACGGTATAAAAAAAAGAACGCCGTCAAAGATCACCATCGGTATTGATGGGATGACATGCGCTTCATGCGTCGGCAGAATAGAAAGAGAGCTTAAAAAAACGGCGGGTGTAGAGGATGCGATTGTAAACCTCGCTACAAACAAAGGGACCATATTTTACGATTCAGAGGTCGCGTCGGTTTCAGACCTGAAAAATGCTATCACTGTTGCCGGATATGCTCCGGTTTCACTTGAAAAGGAGGAGGAGAAAAAAGAGGAAAACCTCATTTCATCGCCAGGTTTCAATCTCGCGCTTGCACTCGCTTTCCTCTTTCCGCTCGCGCTTCTTACGATGGGGCATATGCTCGGTTTCCCCTTGCCCGGTTTCATAGAACCTGAAACGAACCCTCTTAGAAACGCGTTCCTGCAACTCTTTCTTACGGCACCTATAATCATTGCGGGGCGACGTTTCTATACGTCAGGGAGCCGCGCCGTTTTGCATGGCGGTGCGAACATGGATACGCTTATCGCGCTTGGCACGAGTTCGGCGATACTCTATTCGCTTTGGGGGATGTGGAGGATCGTTTCGGGAGAAGTCCACTACATCCATCACCTCTACTTCGAATCAGCAGGGTTCATCATCGGCCTCATACTGATAGGAAAATATCTGGAGGAGCGCGCGAAAGGGAGGACGTCGGCGGCGATCAAGGCGCTGATGAATCTCACCCCTCCCACGGCGACTTTGATAGAGAACGGCAGCTATCGCGTAATTGATGCGGAGGATATTAAGCCGGGGGATCTCCTGCTGGTCAAGGCGGGAGAAAGGATACCGACCGACGCAGTTCTCATGAAGGGTGAGACAAGCGTTGATGAATCGATGATCACAGGCGAAAGCATCCCGGTAGACAAGAAGCCGGGGGATAAACTGACAGGCGCGACCGTGAACGGCAACATAGTCATAGAGGTCCGCGCCGAAAGGGTGGGTAGCGACACCACACTGGCGCAGATAATCCGTCTTGTCGAGGAGGCGCAGGGTTCCAAGGCGCCGATAGCATCTCTCGCCGACAAGGTATCGGCGATCTTTGTGCCTGCGGTTCTTGTGATAGCCTTCTTTTCTGCCGGTGGGTGGTTGCTTGCGGGTGAGAGTTTTACATTTGCCCTTTCGATTTTCATATCCGTACTTATCATCGCTTGCCCATGCGCTCTTGGCCTTGCCACGCCGACGGCGATAATGGTCGGCACGGGAAGAGGGGCACAGCTAGGCGTTCTTGTTAAGAACGGCCGCGCCTTGGAGGCGGCGGCGGAGCTTGACACCATACTTTTTGACAAGACCGGCACAATAACCGAGGGGAAACCGGCAGTGACGCTCGCAAGTGCATCGAATGGAACCAGCGAGGAAGAGCTCTGGAGATATACAGCGGGACTTGAAAGCGGTTCCGGACATCCGCTATCGAAAGCGGTTGTGGAGGGGGCCGTTGCCAGGGGTATATCCTTTCCAAATCCGTCCGAGGTTGAAACGTGGCCCGGCTTTGGTATATCAGGCCGGGTGGATGGAAGGGTGGTTCTCGCCGGCAAGAGCGGATTCCTTGCGAAGGAAGGGATCGATATCGCACAAGATACTGGAGGCGACATCAATGTTGCCGTTGACGGAAAATATATTGGCCATTTCATGGTTGCCGATGAGATCAAACCTACGGCTGTAAAGGCTGTGGAGATGCTCCATGAACTTGGATTGAAAACCGTGATGATCACGGGAGACAGGAAAGGGATTGCTCTTGATATCGCCGGGAAAGCGGGCATCGACGAGGTCATTAGCGAGGTGCTTCCAGAAGAGAAGGAGAAGGAGGTAGGGAGAATGATCGAATCTGGCCGGAAGGTCGGGATGGTGGGGGACGGCATAAACGATGCCCCCGCGCTGGCGCGGGCGGATATCGGCATAGCGATCGGCACAGGTACCGATGTCGCCATTGAAACCGCCGACATGGTGCTGGTCAGCGGAGATCCGCAAGGGGTGGCAAGGGCGATAAGGCTGAGCCGCTCGACTATCAGGAACATAAAACAGAATCTCTTTTGGGCGTTTTTCTACAACACCCTTGGTATACCGGTTGCGGCAGGCCTCCTGTACATTTTCGGAGGGCCGACGCTGAATCCGATGTTCGCGGCGGCGGCAATGAGTTTCAGCTCCATATCGGTAGTTCTAAACGCGCTACGGTTGAAAAATTTTAAATAG
- a CDS encoding tetratricopeptide repeat protein: MVRPGTLYILIAILVFAACTSRQTLLLQEAENRWYKNEYSEAVRIFIQIIDRYPDTPEAETALLRAGETFMLNLSDHNKALEYFKRLTEEFPHGEKARTARINMASIMENTTKDYDSAVIQYQILIDNSKGLEGDVFQFALARCFYKKNDYEQAIIEYKNLRKRFPSSKLLPEASYQIGNCYFVMNNCEEAIKQYEKTLENFPDIPERYDIMLSTGVCLEGKEDYGQALHIYREILDKYPNTKLIERKIDAVLSRMRDKNR, translated from the coding sequence ATGGTTCGACCGGGCACACTGTATATCCTGATAGCAATTCTTGTATTTGCCGCATGTACGTCAAGGCAGACACTCCTTCTGCAGGAGGCTGAAAACCGATGGTATAAAAACGAGTACTCCGAAGCTGTAAGGATTTTCATCCAGATAATAGACAGGTACCCGGATACTCCAGAAGCGGAGACCGCTCTGCTGAGAGCCGGGGAGACGTTTATGCTTAACCTCTCGGATCATAACAAGGCGCTTGAGTATTTCAAAAGGCTCACCGAAGAGTTTCCCCACGGCGAAAAAGCCAGAACCGCGAGGATCAACATGGCCTCGATAATGGAAAATACAACAAAGGATTACGACAGCGCCGTGATCCAGTATCAAATACTCATAGATAATTCCAAGGGACTCGAAGGGGATGTATTTCAATTCGCCCTTGCGAGATGTTTCTATAAGAAGAACGATTACGAACAGGCGATTATCGAGTACAAGAATCTCCGCAAAAGATTTCCATCGAGCAAGCTGTTGCCTGAAGCGTCTTATCAGATAGGCAACTGCTATTTCGTGATGAATAATTGCGAAGAGGCGATAAAGCAGTACGAGAAAACGCTGGAGAATTTTCCCGACATCCCGGAAAGATACGACATAATGCTTTCGACCGGAGTCTGCCTGGAAGGCAAGGAGGATTACGGACAGGCACTTCACATCTATCGCGAAATACTCGACAAGTACCCGAATACGAAACTGATAGAGAGAAAGATCGACGCCGTTCTTTCGCGCATGAGAGACAAGAACCGCTGA
- a CDS encoding YhcH/YjgK/YiaL family protein yields the protein MAIIGRIENPEKAHIESNIWIEAFKYIRSFLYEGSETRERLLSMEPGDVARVELSDGLFAMEQVYMTKEEKEGRFESHRKYIDIQAVIAGNEIAQTSDIKVLTVETPYDEEKDVTFYKDGVDKAEHLLSSGIYAVFYPSDAHKPCLMRNKSEIVYKTVVKVPIEKL from the coding sequence ATGGCTATCATTGGAAGGATAGAAAATCCGGAAAAAGCACATATCGAAAGTAATATATGGATTGAAGCATTCAAATATATACGATCATTTCTATATGAAGGAAGCGAAACGCGTGAGAGGCTACTTTCAATGGAGCCGGGCGATGTAGCAAGGGTGGAGCTTTCGGACGGTCTTTTTGCCATGGAGCAGGTTTACATGACCAAGGAGGAGAAAGAAGGGCGTTTTGAATCTCATCGAAAATACATAGATATCCAGGCTGTAATTGCGGGAAATGAGATAGCGCAAACATCAGATATAAAAGTACTTACAGTTGAAACCCCATATGACGAAGAAAAAGACGTCACCTTCTACAAGGATGGTGTTGATAAAGCCGAGCATCTCCTTTCCTCAGGGATATATGCAGTTTTCTATCCGTCCGACGCCCATAAACCGTGTTTGATGCGCAACAAATCGGAAATTGTTTATAAGACAGTTGTAAAAGTTCCGATAGAAAAGCTGTGA
- the gyrA gene encoding DNA gyrase subunit A yields MDENTGKLIQVSIEDEMRTSYLDYAMSVIVGRALPDVRDGLKPVHRRALFAMNEMGNHHNKPYKKSARIVGDVIGKYHPHGDQAVYDTIVRLAQDFSMRYPLVDGQGNFGSIDGDSAAAMRYTEIRLDKLSDEMLDDLDKDTVDFAPNYDDSMKEPTVLPCRFPNLLVNGSSGIAVGMTTNIPPHNIQEVCKGVEYLIDNPDCSVDDLIAIIPGPDFPTAGIIQGRAGILSAYRTGKGHLRVRAKCEFEQNKRKDQENIIITEFPYQVNKAKTLEKIAELVRDKRVTGISDIRDESDRNGIRVVIELRKDAIPSVVLNQLYKHTNLQDTFGVIMISLVNRQPKLLNLKEMLHYFVDHRRVVITRRTLFELAKARAREHILEGLRTAVDNLDEVVDLIKKSATPAEAQEGLKTRFKLSAEQAKAILELRLQRLTGLERQKIIDELESIKKEIKELEYIRDHEEKKFAMIKEEMALISQKFGDKRRTEIVEAEEELDEEDLIADEDMVVTLTQDGYIKRVPIGTYRAQRRGGKGVKSMSVKDEDVVVRVFIASTHSYLLIFTSSGKVFRIKVWEIPLASRAARGKSLANLLEVEPNEKVAAVFSIKDFEETERYLLLATRAGTVKKTELKAYANIHKRGIYAIKLSEGDQLAGAELTDGNCTVFLATAHGKAIHFHEKDARSMGRHTGGVRGINLNEGDEVVGLALPGPDSTVLSVTENGYGKRTKISEYRVIGRGGKGMINIISSERNGQVVSVKVVDDDAEIMLVTEDGQMIRTRVSEISVIGRNTQGVKILDTEGKHVISVAVLEEDKEEKEDKEK; encoded by the coding sequence ATGGATGAAAATACAGGGAAGCTGATACAGGTAAGCATCGAAGACGAGATGCGAACCTCCTACCTCGATTACGCGATGAGCGTCATCGTAGGGAGGGCGTTGCCCGACGTCCGTGACGGACTGAAACCGGTTCATCGCAGGGCTCTTTTTGCGATGAACGAGATGGGGAACCATCATAACAAACCGTATAAAAAATCCGCACGCATAGTCGGCGACGTAATCGGTAAGTACCACCCGCATGGCGATCAGGCGGTGTACGATACCATCGTCCGTCTTGCGCAGGATTTCTCCATGCGTTACCCGCTTGTCGACGGACAGGGTAACTTCGGCTCAATAGACGGCGATTCCGCCGCCGCCATGCGTTATACGGAGATCAGGCTCGACAAACTCTCCGACGAAATGCTTGACGATCTTGACAAGGATACCGTCGACTTCGCGCCGAACTACGATGATTCCATGAAGGAGCCGACGGTATTGCCGTGCAGGTTCCCGAATCTCCTTGTTAACGGGTCGTCAGGTATCGCGGTCGGTATGACCACGAACATCCCCCCTCACAATATTCAAGAGGTATGCAAGGGGGTTGAGTATCTGATAGACAATCCCGACTGTTCGGTCGATGATCTGATAGCGATCATACCAGGCCCGGACTTTCCGACAGCCGGGATAATACAGGGGCGCGCCGGGATACTCTCGGCCTATAGAACCGGGAAGGGGCATCTTAGGGTAAGGGCCAAGTGCGAGTTCGAGCAGAACAAGAGAAAGGATCAGGAGAACATAATCATCACCGAGTTCCCGTACCAGGTGAACAAGGCGAAGACGCTTGAGAAGATTGCCGAACTGGTGAGGGACAAAAGGGTCACCGGTATATCTGACATAAGGGACGAGTCGGACAGAAACGGAATACGCGTAGTCATTGAATTGCGAAAGGATGCTATTCCAAGCGTCGTGCTGAACCAGCTATACAAGCATACAAACCTCCAAGATACGTTCGGCGTCATCATGATCTCGCTGGTGAACAGGCAGCCGAAGCTCCTGAACCTCAAGGAGATGCTCCACTATTTTGTAGACCACAGGCGCGTGGTCATTACGCGAAGGACGCTCTTCGAGCTTGCAAAGGCGAGAGCCAGGGAACATATACTCGAAGGGCTTCGCACCGCGGTAGACAATCTTGACGAAGTGGTAGATCTGATAAAGAAAAGCGCTACACCGGCTGAAGCGCAGGAAGGGCTCAAAACACGATTTAAACTTTCGGCGGAACAGGCCAAGGCGATCCTCGAACTCCGTTTACAGCGTCTTACCGGCCTTGAACGGCAGAAGATCATCGATGAGCTGGAGAGCATAAAGAAAGAGATCAAGGAGCTTGAGTACATCAGGGATCACGAAGAGAAGAAGTTCGCGATGATAAAGGAGGAGATGGCTTTGATCTCCCAGAAATTCGGCGATAAGAGGCGAACAGAGATCGTTGAGGCTGAAGAGGAACTGGACGAAGAGGACCTGATTGCCGATGAGGATATGGTCGTGACACTGACCCAGGATGGATACATTAAGCGTGTTCCAATAGGTACCTACCGGGCGCAGAGAAGAGGGGGCAAAGGGGTCAAGTCGATGAGCGTCAAGGATGAAGACGTGGTTGTAAGGGTCTTCATAGCTTCTACTCATTCGTATCTTCTTATATTTACCTCTTCGGGAAAGGTCTTCCGGATAAAGGTTTGGGAAATACCGCTCGCTTCAAGGGCGGCGCGTGGGAAATCGCTCGCAAACCTCCTTGAAGTAGAGCCAAACGAAAAGGTAGCCGCAGTTTTCTCCATAAAGGATTTTGAGGAAACCGAAAGGTACCTTCTCCTTGCCACGCGCGCCGGCACAGTAAAGAAAACCGAGCTAAAGGCATACGCAAACATTCACAAACGCGGGATTTACGCGATCAAGCTTTCAGAAGGGGATCAGCTGGCAGGAGCCGAGCTTACCGATGGAAACTGCACCGTGTTTCTCGCCACTGCTCATGGTAAAGCGATCCATTTCCATGAAAAGGACGCGCGTTCAATGGGCAGGCATACCGGAGGCGTTCGCGGCATCAATCTGAATGAAGGTGATGAGGTGGTCGGTCTCGCCCTTCCGGGTCCCGATTCAACGGTCCTTTCGGTAACAGAAAACGGATACGGCAAGCGGACAAAAATTTCCGAGTACCGCGTCATAGGACGCGGCGGCAAGGGGATGATAAACATCATCTCCTCGGAGCGAAATGGTCAGGTTGTAAGCGTGAAAGTTGTAGATGACGATGCCGAGATAATGCTTGTCACCGAGGATGGGCAGATGATAAGGACCCGCGTGAGCGAAATATCGGTTATCGGAAGGAACACCCAGGGGGTGAAGATACTCGACACCGAAGGGAAACATGTCATATCTGTGGCGGTGCTTGAAGAGGACAAGGAAGAGAAGGAAGACAAGGAAAAGTAA
- the serS gene encoding serine--tRNA ligase, whose translation MLDPKLLRKEKDLIAKKLSRRSGNVDIGPALIAYEEYLSVKTELEEMQGKMNTASAEIGKLVKEKKDATQAKSELKEFSNSIREKEILFREREESFNGLIYMIPNLPDDSVPDGKSEDENIEIRKWGEPRQFSFKQRSHVEIGESLGILDFKRAAKISGARFVLYRGAGAKLERALISFMLNSHAEKGYEEIIPPFMVNRKSMTGTGQLPKFEEDLFKVEGGEYYLIPTAEVPVTNIYADEILSASELTKKFCAYTPCFRSEAGSYGKIATGLIRQHQFNKVELVKLSKPEDSMAELESLTADAEAILQALEIPYRVVQLCAGDLGFSAVKTYDLEIWLPSQERYVEISSCSNFGDFQARRAAIRFRREQKGKPELLHTLNGSGLAVGRTVVAILENFQNEDGSVTVPEVLRHYLGGMEKIEKA comes from the coding sequence ATGCTCGACCCAAAACTCCTTAGAAAAGAAAAAGACTTGATCGCGAAAAAACTTTCCCGGCGCTCGGGCAACGTCGATATCGGGCCGGCATTGATCGCCTATGAAGAGTATCTCTCCGTAAAGACCGAGCTTGAGGAGATGCAGGGGAAGATGAACACAGCCTCCGCGGAAATTGGAAAACTCGTAAAAGAGAAGAAGGACGCCACACAGGCAAAGTCCGAACTGAAGGAATTTTCTAACAGCATAAGGGAAAAGGAGATACTTTTCCGCGAGCGCGAAGAAAGTTTTAATGGTTTGATCTACATGATACCGAATCTCCCAGACGATTCTGTGCCGGACGGCAAGAGCGAGGACGAAAACATTGAGATACGAAAGTGGGGGGAGCCTCGGCAGTTTTCGTTCAAGCAGAGATCGCATGTCGAGATAGGTGAATCACTTGGCATACTCGATTTCAAGCGCGCGGCTAAAATATCGGGAGCGCGATTCGTGCTATATCGTGGCGCCGGGGCAAAGCTGGAACGAGCGCTTATCTCTTTCATGCTCAATTCGCACGCGGAGAAGGGATATGAAGAGATCATCCCCCCTTTCATGGTGAACAGAAAATCCATGACCGGCACGGGACAGCTTCCGAAATTCGAGGAGGATCTTTTTAAAGTTGAAGGGGGAGAGTATTACCTCATCCCTACTGCCGAGGTGCCGGTGACGAATATTTATGCCGACGAAATTCTAAGCGCAAGCGAACTTACAAAAAAGTTCTGCGCATATACTCCATGTTTCAGAAGCGAGGCGGGCTCATACGGAAAGATCGCGACAGGGTTGATCCGGCAACATCAATTCAATAAGGTTGAACTGGTGAAACTCAGCAAGCCGGAAGATTCGATGGCCGAGCTGGAGAGTTTGACGGCGGATGCGGAAGCGATACTTCAGGCACTTGAGATACCGTACCGCGTGGTACAGCTCTGCGCGGGTGACCTCGGATTCTCGGCAGTGAAGACTTATGATCTGGAGATATGGTTGCCATCGCAGGAACGCTATGTTGAGATCTCTTCGTGCTCGAATTTTGGGGATTTCCAGGCGAGGCGCGCGGCGATACGTTTCCGCCGTGAGCAGAAGGGGAAGCCGGAACTTCTGCATACGCTGAACGGCTCCGGGCTTGCTGTCGGGCGTACGGTCGTTGCGATACTGGAAAACTTTCAGAACGAAGACGGGAGCGTAACCGTGCCGGAAGTCCTTCGCCATTATTTGGGCGGAATGGAGAAGATAGAGAAGGCGTAA